A region of Vitis riparia cultivar Riparia Gloire de Montpellier isolate 1030 chromosome 12, EGFV_Vit.rip_1.0, whole genome shotgun sequence DNA encodes the following proteins:
- the LOC117926517 gene encoding B-cell receptor-associated protein 31-like produces the protein MIQLLFTVIFAEMALIMTLLFKTPLRKLVVMALDRVKRGKGPIMAQTVATTIFVVLMSSVYSMMKIQNRSVEPGLINPTDQVLMARHLLEASLMGFLLFLALMIDRLHHYIRELRLLRKAMEAEKKQNRGFEDGKNGRAEEAKAMGEEMSSLRTQIKKLESECETKAKEAEAAEANTVALKKQSEGFLLEYDRLLEENQNLKSQLESIDQGLQS, from the exons ATGATCCAGCTCCTCTTCACCGTCATCTTTGCCGAAATGGCTCTTATCATGACCCTCCTCTTCAAAACCCCCCTCCGAAAGCTGGTCGTCATGGCCTTGGATCGGGTCAAGCGTGGGAAAGGTCCCATCATGGCCCAGACTGTTGCTACTACTATTTTTGTGGTGCTTATGTCCAGCGTTTACAGTATGATGAAGATCCAGAACCGTTCTGTCGAACCCGGTTTGATTAATCCCACCGATCAGGTTCTTATGGCCAGGCATCTGCTCGAAGCCTCTCTCATGG GGTTCTTGCTGTTCCTCGCACTGATGATAGATAGACTTCACCATTACATTCGAGAGCTTCGTTTACTCAGGAAGGCCATGGAGGCTGAAAAGAAGCAAAACCGAGGTTTTGAGGATGGGAAAAATGGCCGTGCAGAAGAGGCCAAAGCTATGGGGGAAGAGATGAGTTCATTAAGGACACAAATTAAGAAGCTGGAATCTGAATGCGAGACAAAAGCCAAAGAGGCAGAGGCAGCAGAAGCCAATACAGTCGCTCTAAAAAAGCAATCTGAAGGTTTCCTTCTGGAATATGACCGACTGCTGGAGGAGAATCAAAACCTTAAGAGCCAGTTGGAGTCGATTGACCAAGGTCTACAATCTTGA